From the Fibrobacter sp. UWB11 genome, one window contains:
- a CDS encoding oligosaccharide flippase family protein, with protein MAGNIVTKFFFIFTSMFQAFRNIKIGVFIAFVNLLIQGISFFVQNFIARNLGTASYGHFGLLQTDYSIFCAIADFGMTTLILAFFAGRATKGTLFRSILQLRLFSAVAAALLMIAFAFSFRYNHPIFYGELIFTFGLVFQHAFFDWYFICGKFWKRLFVSKLLHTISYSVVMGITLLYFKAERIELIALAMVLAALPAFFYGVTQAFHAHLLKITRRTFRFIALMVKAGIPYAISSFAAFAYLPIGLYVADKFASAEFLGCYNFGHKILVLCSGIMVHFISSNLITLHASHDKDLHLKDIAVFTLFIAICSSPLWLLPSWILKILFFAAPWTETTLQTSASILQILSFSLIFQAARTTLISTLLKEHATRAYAIMVSIGGASNVIACGLAGMYLENAMIPLFALTGDLVITAILFGYFIRNSRIRW; from the coding sequence ATGGCTGGAAATATAGTAACTAAGTTCTTTTTTATCTTTACATCAATGTTTCAGGCGTTCCGCAATATCAAAATCGGCGTATTTATCGCGTTCGTGAATCTCCTTATCCAAGGAATTTCATTTTTTGTACAGAATTTCATTGCACGGAACCTCGGAACCGCCTCCTACGGGCACTTTGGACTCCTCCAGACCGACTATTCGATTTTCTGCGCCATCGCCGACTTCGGCATGACCACCCTCATCCTCGCTTTTTTTGCAGGACGCGCCACAAAAGGGACGCTTTTCAGGAGCATCCTGCAACTGCGGCTTTTTTCAGCCGTGGCAGCAGCTCTCCTCATGATCGCATTCGCGTTCTCGTTCCGCTACAACCATCCGATTTTTTACGGCGAACTGATTTTCACATTTGGGCTCGTGTTCCAGCATGCATTTTTCGACTGGTACTTCATCTGCGGAAAATTCTGGAAACGCCTCTTTGTCTCGAAACTCCTGCACACGATTTCGTATTCCGTGGTCATGGGCATCACACTGCTCTACTTCAAAGCAGAACGCATTGAACTGATTGCGCTTGCAATGGTCCTTGCCGCCCTCCCCGCATTCTTCTACGGCGTCACGCAGGCGTTCCACGCGCACCTCCTGAAAATCACGCGCCGTACGTTCCGCTTTATCGCACTCATGGTCAAAGCGGGCATTCCGTATGCCATTTCGAGTTTTGCCGCATTCGCCTACTTGCCCATCGGGCTTTATGTCGCCGACAAGTTCGCCAGTGCCGAATTCCTCGGCTGCTACAATTTCGGGCACAAGATTCTCGTGCTCTGCTCGGGCATCATGGTGCACTTCATCTCGTCAAACCTCATCACACTCCACGCCTCGCACGACAAAGACCTTCACCTCAAAGACATCGCGGTATTCACGCTGTTCATCGCAATTTGCTCTTCGCCCCTGTGGCTACTTCCATCGTGGATTTTAAAGATTCTCTTCTTTGCCGCCCCGTGGACCGAAACTACGCTACAAACAAGCGCAAGTATTTTACAGATACTTTCGTTCTCGCTCATTTTCCAGGCTGCACGTACCACGCTCATCTCGACACTCCTCAAGGAACATGCCACACGCGCCTACGCCATCATGGTGAGCATCGGCGGAGCTTCGAACGTCATCGCCTGCGGCCTTGCCGGAATGTATCTCGAAAATGCAATGATTCCGCTATTCGCCCTCACAGGCGATCTTGTGATTACCGCAATCTTGTTCGGGTATTTTATCCGCAACAGCAGAATCCGCTGGTAA
- a CDS encoding bifunctional 2-polyprenyl-6-hydroxyphenol methylase/3-demethylubiquinol 3-O-methyltransferase UbiG: MGKLQGQSSFFVPGPPAMPGEAHKPLVEFLLREVRGETVLDLGGGRGAYSLELKKAGFDTTVADINEESLAVADKNGLKTKLLEPGEPLQENLADTVMMIEVLEHVPHPVEFLKAAIGAAKKRVLFSLPCTNDFDTLFESGLTYAHIAVSDHLSHFSYDEMKLLLDGLGVEYSLTMGDYLFPGAGIKLLRNCFTGPLGFLLMLPFRVLNKLGLIPKRYPSRFYGVIEKR; the protein is encoded by the coding sequence ATGGGTAAATTGCAAGGTCAAAGTTCTTTCTTCGTTCCGGGTCCGCCGGCTATGCCGGGGGAGGCTCACAAGCCGCTGGTCGAGTTTTTGCTCCGCGAGGTTCGCGGGGAAACGGTGCTCGATCTCGGTGGTGGCAGAGGCGCTTACTCGCTCGAATTGAAGAAGGCTGGCTTTGATACGACGGTTGCCGATATCAACGAAGAATCGCTTGCTGTTGCCGACAAGAATGGGCTCAAGACAAAATTGCTTGAACCGGGTGAGCCACTTCAGGAAAATCTGGCCGATACGGTCATGATGATTGAGGTTTTGGAACATGTTCCGCATCCGGTGGAGTTCTTGAAGGCTGCAATCGGGGCGGCAAAAAAGCGTGTGCTTTTTTCGCTCCCGTGCACGAACGATTTTGACACTTTGTTTGAAAGCGGACTCACGTATGCGCATATCGCAGTATCGGACCACCTGTCGCATTTTTCGTACGATGAAATGAAGCTGCTTTTGGATGGCCTCGGTGTGGAGTATAGCCTTACGATGGGCGACTACTTGTTCCCGGGGGCGGGCATCAAGCTTTTACGCAACTGCTTTACGGGGCCGCTCGGATTCCTCCTAATGCTCCCGTTCCGCGTGCTCAACAAGCTGGGCCTTATTCCGAAGCGTTACCCGTCCCGTTTTTACGGTGTTATAGAAAAAAGGTGA
- a CDS encoding O-antigen polymerase produces MMEMLFAYPESSVMFALAIVALVLISIFKEDFFRPSTLYFLVQMVMLGVSYLQFLPMMSDFYYSTWLVWGGGMFCFLVGCYVTDFAWKSAGGPPLQKKLEVHGEYNWVCHFFLSFSAFAYFFVGVLGVISVTGNLVLLTDNPSQWLTGKDNDVLKYADFFTSGAMVVGLFAVASFKSMNPVRWVRYASRFMVLFTILLSFATYPSRGINMLCLGMFMILFNYLRGRFSWRSLAVVTVFVVIFFVGVASLKGQYGNSDITDSKIAKEVALLPYKYVANNYWNLDYAFNRMSDIPEHDWTYGIDAFFGVTHLMHIGDGLQQSFGWDTPFNESIVKYPGLNTIPYLWDAYKDFGLPGIFLLPFFFGVLFTFCYHKMAVAKNPFMLLLSATFMMWIILWNFTTGYKQSMYWVWMSFFFFVCTVSSGRTILPADPDVVGNEVDTKSTSTECEVAVSRT; encoded by the coding sequence ATGATGGAGATGCTGTTTGCTTATCCAGAGTCGAGCGTGATGTTTGCGCTTGCCATCGTTGCCCTGGTGCTTATCTCCATTTTCAAGGAAGATTTTTTCCGTCCGTCGACTCTGTACTTCTTGGTGCAGATGGTGATGCTTGGCGTCTCGTATTTACAGTTCCTGCCGATGATGTCGGATTTCTATTATTCGACGTGGCTCGTGTGGGGCGGCGGCATGTTCTGCTTTTTGGTCGGTTGCTATGTGACGGATTTCGCGTGGAAATCGGCTGGTGGACCTCCGTTGCAGAAAAAGCTTGAAGTTCACGGCGAGTACAATTGGGTCTGTCATTTCTTCTTGAGTTTTTCGGCGTTCGCATATTTCTTTGTGGGTGTGCTTGGCGTGATTTCTGTGACCGGGAACCTTGTGCTATTGACGGATAATCCGTCGCAGTGGCTCACGGGTAAGGATAACGACGTGCTCAAGTACGCAGACTTCTTTACGTCGGGTGCGATGGTGGTCGGGCTTTTTGCAGTGGCGTCGTTCAAGTCCATGAACCCGGTGCGCTGGGTACGCTACGCGTCGCGCTTTATGGTGCTGTTCACAATTCTTCTTTCGTTTGCGACGTACCCGAGCCGCGGTATCAACATGCTCTGCCTTGGCATGTTCATGATTTTGTTCAACTACTTGCGCGGGCGGTTTTCGTGGCGCTCGCTTGCGGTGGTGACTGTATTTGTTGTCATCTTTTTTGTGGGGGTTGCATCGCTCAAGGGGCAATATGGGAACTCCGACATTACCGATAGCAAGATTGCAAAGGAAGTGGCGCTGCTCCCGTACAAGTATGTGGCGAACAACTACTGGAATCTGGATTACGCGTTCAACCGCATGAGCGATATCCCTGAACATGATTGGACGTACGGTATCGATGCGTTCTTTGGCGTGACACACTTGATGCACATTGGCGATGGCTTGCAGCAGAGCTTTGGATGGGATACTCCGTTTAACGAGAGTATCGTGAAATACCCGGGCCTCAACACGATTCCTTATTTGTGGGACGCCTACAAGGATTTTGGGCTGCCCGGAATATTCTTGTTGCCGTTCTTCTTTGGCGTGCTCTTTACGTTCTGTTACCACAAGATGGCTGTGGCGAAAAATCCGTTTATGCTGTTGCTCTCGGCAACGTTCATGATGTGGATTATCCTGTGGAACTTTACGACCGGTTATAAACAAAGTATGTATTGGGTGTGGATGTCGTTCTTTTTCTTTGTCTGTACTGTCAGCAGCGGCCGCACTATTTTGCCGGCAGACCCTGATGTTGTGGGTAACGAGGTAGACACAAAATCGACAAGCACTGAATGTGAAGTAGCGGTAAGCAGAACGTAG
- a CDS encoding Wzz/FepE/Etk N-terminal domain-containing protein, whose product MEKQDSIGFVEICLRILNNDLKHFKFVAAFVLIPTIVAFVMVMWVVKPKYAASAIVTPPASTQPMAGALSGLMGGSGMSSLLGLSMDNEDVNAVWTILNSWELHDQVIAKYDLAKHYKFKSKFHADLLKEFRKNFGLEMNKEDMLSIYFKDTDAKLAVDVVNFMLVKADSAFNAFKTKQARQSREYFQSRLDSCEHVLDSLIANFVDFQVKNNVYEPSVQLEATIKYLSELQAMREEVGIEMNFEKLDRGENSKRYQELLKRSKGVNSALGGALKGKHSNIGLLELKRSPELYSEYLRREAEIRIQEAMYKVLRQQSEQMRLEEAKMLTNLHVLEPPWENDKKISPKRGLILVFTVFFSFFLATLLCNFVEYMRSESRTNGRTAAEWDFFVKKVCFWHK is encoded by the coding sequence ATGGAAAAGCAAGATTCTATCGGTTTTGTTGAAATCTGCTTGCGGATTCTGAATAACGACTTGAAGCATTTCAAGTTTGTTGCTGCGTTTGTACTTATCCCGACCATTGTCGCTTTTGTCATGGTCATGTGGGTCGTGAAACCTAAGTATGCTGCTTCGGCAATTGTGACGCCTCCTGCATCGACGCAGCCTATGGCGGGTGCGCTTAGCGGGCTTATGGGTGGTTCGGGTATGAGTTCGCTTCTCGGTTTATCTATGGATAACGAAGATGTGAACGCCGTGTGGACGATTCTCAATTCATGGGAATTGCACGACCAGGTGATTGCGAAGTATGACCTTGCGAAACACTACAAGTTCAAGAGTAAGTTCCATGCTGACTTGCTGAAGGAGTTCCGCAAGAACTTTGGCCTTGAGATGAACAAGGAAGACATGCTTTCCATCTATTTTAAGGACACGGATGCAAAGCTTGCGGTCGATGTCGTGAACTTTATGCTCGTAAAGGCTGATTCGGCATTCAATGCGTTCAAGACGAAGCAGGCCCGCCAGTCTAGGGAATATTTCCAGTCAAGGTTGGATTCTTGCGAACACGTGCTTGACTCCTTAATTGCCAATTTTGTCGATTTCCAGGTGAAGAACAATGTTTATGAACCGAGTGTGCAACTCGAGGCTACGATCAAGTACTTGAGCGAATTGCAGGCCATGCGCGAAGAAGTCGGCATTGAGATGAATTTTGAAAAGCTCGACCGCGGCGAAAACAGCAAGCGTTACCAGGAACTTTTGAAGCGTTCCAAGGGTGTGAATTCTGCTCTTGGCGGAGCGCTCAAGGGTAAGCACAGCAACATCGGTCTTTTGGAACTCAAGAGATCTCCGGAACTTTATTCGGAATACCTGAGACGCGAAGCGGAAATTCGCATTCAGGAAGCAATGTACAAGGTGCTGCGCCAGCAGAGCGAGCAGATGCGCTTGGAAGAAGCAAAGATGCTCACGAACTTGCATGTGCTTGAACCGCCTTGGGAAAACGACAAGAAGATTTCTCCGAAGCGCGGGCTTATCCTTGTGTTCACGGTGTTCTTCTCGTTTTTCTTGGCAACGCTTCTCTGTAACTTTGTCGAATACATGCGTTCGGAAAGTCGCACGAATGGCCGTACTGCAGCCGAGTGGGATTTTTTCGTCAAGAAAGTCTGCTTTTGGCATAAATAG